One segment of Falco rusticolus isolate bFalRus1 chromosome 3, bFalRus1.pri, whole genome shotgun sequence DNA contains the following:
- the PAQR7 gene encoding membrane progestin receptor alpha — protein MATVITEKLSRLFINVRQVPQLLAPPSPSTVSSSEVPKVFWKPYIHTGYRPVQQTWRYYFSTLFQQHNEAINVWTHLVAALILLLRFQQLSQRVDFQQDLHAQPLFIIIVASITYLTFSTLAHLLQAKSEFWHYSFFFMDYVGVAIYQYGSALGHYYYTIEPSWHEKIKSFYMPVAILLAWLSCAGSCYAKFRYHQSTHLLSRLCQELPSGLAYMLDISPVVHRIYTAPPSEQADLALLYHKCQVLFFLIGAFFFSHPYPEKWFPGKCHFFGQSHQIFHMCLVLCTLAQIEAVVLDYESRRHIYSTLQGDLAHNFSALCLFTVICSVLTAAYMARKVKNKLSFKEE, from the coding sequence ATGGCGACGGTCATCACTGAAAAGCTTAGCCGCCTCTTCATTAATGTGCGGCAGgtcccccagctgctggcccccccttctccctccaccGTCAGCAGTTCAGAGGTGCCAAAGGTCTTCTGGAAGCCCTACATCCACACTGGCTACCGGCCGGTGCAGCAGACCTGGCGCTATTACTTCTCAACACTCTTCCAACAGCACAATGAGGCCATCAATGTCTGGACCCATCTGGTGGCAGCGCTGATCCTGCTGCTGCGGTTCCAGCAGCTCTCGCAGCGAGTGGATTTTCAGCAGGACCTGCATGCCCAGCCCCTCTTCATAATCATCGTGGCATCCATCACCTACCTGACGTTCAGCACCCTCGCTCACCTTCTGCAGGCCAAATCTGAGTTCTGGCACTACAGCTTCTTCTTCATGGACTATGTGGGTGTTGCCATTTACCAGTATGGCAGCGCTCTGGGGCACTACTACTACACCATCGAGCCAAGCTGGCATGAGAAGATCAAATCGTTTTACATGCCAGTGGCCATCCTGTTAGCATGGCTGTCCTGTGCCGGTTCCTGCTATGCCAAGTTCCGCTACCACCAGTCCACGCACCTTCTGAGCCggctctgccaggagctgccctcTGGCCTGGCGTACATGCTGGACATCAGCCCTGTGGTCCACCGCATCTACACCGCGCCGCCCTCCGAGCAGGCTGACCTGGCCCTTCTGTATCACAAATGCCAGGTGCTGTTTTTCCTGAttggtgccttttttttctcacacCCTTACCCTGAGAAGTGGTTCCCAGGGAAATGTCACTTCTTTGGGCAGAGCCATCAGATTTTTCACATGTGCCTGGTACTCTGCACGCTGGCACAGATTGAGGCAGTAGTGTTGGACTATGAGTCCAGGCGACACATCTATTCCACTCTTCAGGGTGATTTGGCGCACAACTTCTCTGCCCTGTGCCTCTTCACTGTGATCTGCTCTGTCCTCACGGCTGCTTACATGGCCCGGAAGGTGAAGAACAAGCTGAGCTTCAAAGAAGAGTAA
- the STMN1 gene encoding stathmin, which produces MATSDIQVKELEKRASGQAFELILSPRSKEAVPEFPLSPPKKKDVSLEEIQKKLEAAEERRKSHEAEVLKQLAEKREHEKEVLQKAIEENNNFSKMAEEKLTHKMEANKENREAQMAAKLERLREKDKHIEEVRKNKEGKDPGEAETD; this is translated from the exons ATGGCTACTTCTG ATATTCAAGTGAAGGAACTGGAAAAGCGTGCCTCTGGGCAGGCATTTGAGCTGATACTCAGTCCTCGCTCAAAAGAAGCGGTCCCAGAATTCCCTCTTTCTCCCCCAAAGAAGAAGGATGTGTCCTTGGAAGAGATTCAGAAGAAGttggaagcagcagaagagagacGCAAG TCTCATGAAGCAGAAGTCTTGAAGCAGCTAGCTGAGAAGCGGGAGCATGAAAAAGAGGTGCTTCAGAAAGCAATTGAAGAGAACAACAATTTCAGCAAAATGGCAGAGGAGAAGCTGACCCACAAAATGGAAGCTAACAAAGAAAACCGCGAGGCACAAATGGCTGCTAAACTGGAACGCTTGAGGGAGAAG GACAAGCATATTGAGGAGGTCCGAAAGAACAAAGAAGGCAAAGACCCTGGTGAGGCTGAAACTGACTGA
- the EXTL1 gene encoding exostosin-like 1 isoform X1: MQTRKKYIFLTFLASWLLLFFFGGDQLRRFPFFSGRKVEARRNWPHWTDRSLLTSFADPRELQGNEDPSLPSPRERRAAQLSVYKNSRCRMETCFDFSRCEKHGFKVFTYPRERDQPLSESYSKILASLERSRYYTPNPEEACLFILSIDTLDRDHLSGQYVRNVDEKIRGFPLWNGGRNHLIFNLYSGTWPNYTEDLGFDIGQAILAKASFYTDSFRPGFDISIPLFSKDHPQRGGERGWLYQHSIPPKKKYLLVFKGKRYLTGIGSGTRNALHHIHNGKDIISLTTCKHGKDWEKHKDTRCDKDNVDYEKFDYQELLHNSTFCIVPRGRRLGSFRFLEALQAACIPVLLSDGWELPFAEAIDWSKAAVVGSEKLLLQIPSTVRCIHPERVLAFQQQTQFLWDAYFSSVDKIVHTTLEIIKDRLLPHRSRSRFLWNTLPGGLLALPDFSTHPGDFPFYYLQQGSSPSGKFTAFIRAVSPVGSLSQPILRLIQAVSGSQYCAQILVLWSCEKPPPPSGKWPQTTVPLTIIQGSRKLSDRFLPYAAIGTDAVLSLDEHTSLSTSEVDFAFGVWRSFPERIVGFPTQSHFWDPEQRRWGYTSKWTNELSIVLTAAAFYHRYYHSLFTEYLPVGLRELVDGLAACEDILMNVLVAAVTKLPPIKVTQRKQHKENVPQQVKGTAGAAGGRRFSQRQDCLNQLVDWFGYMPLVSSQLRLDPVLFKDQVSILRKKYPRLEKP, from the exons ATGCAGACcaggaagaaatacattttcctgaCTTTCCTTGCCTCTTggctcctgcttttcttctttggagGAGACCAGCTACGCcgtttccctttcttttctgggaGGAAAGTCGAAGCCCGGAGGAACTGGCCACACTGGACGGATCGGTCCCTTCTCACCAGCTTTGCGGACCCCAGGGAGCTCCAGGGCAATGAGGACCCCTCACTGCCATCAccccgggagcggcgggcggcACAGCTGAGCGTCTACAAGAACAGCAGATGTCGGATGGAAACCTGCTTCGACTTCTCCAGGTGCGAGAAGCACGGCTTCAAAGTCTTCACCTACCCTCGGGAGAGGGACCAGCCCCTCTCAGAGAGTTACAGCAAAATCCTCGCCTCCCTTGAGCGTTCCCGCTACTACACCCCCAACCCCGAGGAAGCCTGCCTCTTCATCCTCAGCATCGACACACTGGACCGCGACCATCTCTCGGGTCAGTATGTCCGGAACGTTGATGAGAAAATCCGCGGCTTCCCGCTCTGGAACGGTGGCCGTAACCATCTCATCTTCAACCTCTACTCGGGCACTTGGCCCAACTACACCGAGGACCTGGGCTTCGACATTGGCCAGGCCATCCTGGCCAAAGCCAGCTTCTACACCGACAGCTTCAGGCCTGGCTTCGACATCTCCATCCCTCTCTTCTCCAAGGACCACCCGCAGCGCGGCGGGGAGAGGGGGTGGTTGTACCAGCACTCgatccccccaaaaaagaaatacttgttGGTGTTCAAGGGGAAGCGGTACCTGACCGGCATCGGCTCCGGCACCAGGAACGCGCTGCACCACATCCACAACGGGAAGGACATCATCTCACTCACTACCTGCAAGCACGGCAAGGACTGGGAGAAGCACAAGGACACCCGTTGCGACAAGGATAATGTCGACTACGAAAA GTTCGActaccaggagctgctgcacaACTCCACCTTCTGCATCGTGCCCCGGGGCAGGCGCTTGGGCTCCTTCCGCTTCCTGGAGGCACTGCAG GCTGCCTGCATCCCCGTGCTGCTGAGTgatggctgggagctgcccttCGCCGAGGCCATCGACTGGAGCAAAGCAGCCGTCGTGGGCAGcgagaagctgctgctgcag ATCCCCTCCACCGTCCGCTGCATCCACCCGGAGCGCGTGCTGGCTTTCCAGCAGCAGACGCAGTTCCTGTGGGATGCATACTTCTCCTCTGTCGACAAGATCGTGCACACCACGCTGGAg ATCATCAAGGACCGGCTGCTCCCGCACCGTTCCCGCTCCCGCTTCCTCTGGAACacgctgccgggggggctcctggccctgcctgaCTTCTCCACCCACCCCGGGGACTTTCCCTTCTACTACCTGCAGCAGG GTTCCAGCCCCTCTGGGAAGTTCACAGCTTTCATCCGGGCTGTCTCGCCAGTGGgctccctctcccagcccaTCCTCAGGCTCATCCAAGCCGTCTCCGGCTCCCAGTATTGCGCCCAG ATCCTGGTGCTGTGGAGCTGCGAGAAGCCACCACCGCCGAGTGGGAAATGGCCCCAGACCACCGTGCCTCTGACCATCATCCAGGGCAGCAGGAAG CTCAGCGACCGCTTCCTCCCCTACGCAGCCATTGGGACGGACGCCGTGCTGAGCCTGGACGAGCACACCAGCCTCTCGACCAGCGAG GTGGATTTTGCCTTTGGGGTGTGGCGCAGCTTCCCCGAGCGCATCGTGGGCTTCCCCACGCAGAGCCACTTCTGGGACCCCGAGCAGAGGCGCTGGGGCTACACGTCCAAGTGGACCAACGAGCTCTCCATCGTCCTCACCGCTGCCGCCTTCTACCACAG gTATTATCACAGCCTCTTCACGGAGTATCTGCCGGTGGGgttgagggagctggtggaCGGGCTGGCCGCCTGCGAGGACATCCTGATGAACGTCCTCGTGGCTGCTGTCACCAAGCTGCCACCCATCAAGGTCACCCAGCGCAAGCAGCACAAGGAGAATGTGCCCCAGCAG GTGAAGGGcacggcgggggcggccggcggccgGCGTTTCTCCCAGCGGCAGGATTGCCTCAACCAGTTGGTGGACTGGTTCGGCTACATGCCCCTGGTGTCCTCCCAGCTGCGCCTGGACCCTGTCCTCTTCAAGGACCAGGTCTCCATCCTGCGCAAGAAATACCCACGCTTGGAGAAACCCTGA
- the EXTL1 gene encoding exostosin-like 1 isoform X2 → MQTRKKYIFLTFLASWLLLFFFGGDQLRRFPFFSGRKVEARRNWPHWTDRSLLTSFADPRELQGNEDPSLPSPRERRAAQLSVYKNSRCRMETCFDFSRCEKHGFKVFTYPRERDQPLSESYSKILASLERSRYYTPNPEEACLFILSIDTLDRDHLSGQYVRNVDEKIRGFPLWNGGRNHLIFNLYSGTWPNYTEDLGFDIGQAILAKASFYTDSFRPGFDISIPLFSKDHPQRGGERGWLYQHSIPPKKKYLLVFKGKRYLTGIGSGTRNALHHIHNGKDIISLTTCKHGKDWEKHKDTRCDKDNVDYEKFDYQELLHNSTFCIVPRGRRLGSFRFLEALQAACIPVLLSDGWELPFAEAIDWSKAAVVGSEKLLLQIPSTVRCIHPERVLAFQQQTQFLWDAYFSSVDKIVHTTLEIIKDRLLPHRSRSRFLWNTLPGGLLALPDFSTHPGDFPFYYLQQGSSPSGKFTAFIRAVSPVGSLSQPILRLIQAVSGSQYCAQILVLWSCEKPPPPSGKWPQTTVPLTIIQGSRKLSDRFLPYAAIGTDAVLSLDEHTSLSTSEVDFAFGVWRSFPERIVGFPTQSHFWDPEQRRWGYTSKWTNELSIVLTAAAFYHRYYHSLFTEYLPVGLRELVDGLAACEDILMNVLVAAVTKLPPIKVTQRKQHKENVPQQLRLDPVLFKDQVSILRKKYPRLEKP, encoded by the exons ATGCAGACcaggaagaaatacattttcctgaCTTTCCTTGCCTCTTggctcctgcttttcttctttggagGAGACCAGCTACGCcgtttccctttcttttctgggaGGAAAGTCGAAGCCCGGAGGAACTGGCCACACTGGACGGATCGGTCCCTTCTCACCAGCTTTGCGGACCCCAGGGAGCTCCAGGGCAATGAGGACCCCTCACTGCCATCAccccgggagcggcgggcggcACAGCTGAGCGTCTACAAGAACAGCAGATGTCGGATGGAAACCTGCTTCGACTTCTCCAGGTGCGAGAAGCACGGCTTCAAAGTCTTCACCTACCCTCGGGAGAGGGACCAGCCCCTCTCAGAGAGTTACAGCAAAATCCTCGCCTCCCTTGAGCGTTCCCGCTACTACACCCCCAACCCCGAGGAAGCCTGCCTCTTCATCCTCAGCATCGACACACTGGACCGCGACCATCTCTCGGGTCAGTATGTCCGGAACGTTGATGAGAAAATCCGCGGCTTCCCGCTCTGGAACGGTGGCCGTAACCATCTCATCTTCAACCTCTACTCGGGCACTTGGCCCAACTACACCGAGGACCTGGGCTTCGACATTGGCCAGGCCATCCTGGCCAAAGCCAGCTTCTACACCGACAGCTTCAGGCCTGGCTTCGACATCTCCATCCCTCTCTTCTCCAAGGACCACCCGCAGCGCGGCGGGGAGAGGGGGTGGTTGTACCAGCACTCgatccccccaaaaaagaaatacttgttGGTGTTCAAGGGGAAGCGGTACCTGACCGGCATCGGCTCCGGCACCAGGAACGCGCTGCACCACATCCACAACGGGAAGGACATCATCTCACTCACTACCTGCAAGCACGGCAAGGACTGGGAGAAGCACAAGGACACCCGTTGCGACAAGGATAATGTCGACTACGAAAA GTTCGActaccaggagctgctgcacaACTCCACCTTCTGCATCGTGCCCCGGGGCAGGCGCTTGGGCTCCTTCCGCTTCCTGGAGGCACTGCAG GCTGCCTGCATCCCCGTGCTGCTGAGTgatggctgggagctgcccttCGCCGAGGCCATCGACTGGAGCAAAGCAGCCGTCGTGGGCAGcgagaagctgctgctgcag ATCCCCTCCACCGTCCGCTGCATCCACCCGGAGCGCGTGCTGGCTTTCCAGCAGCAGACGCAGTTCCTGTGGGATGCATACTTCTCCTCTGTCGACAAGATCGTGCACACCACGCTGGAg ATCATCAAGGACCGGCTGCTCCCGCACCGTTCCCGCTCCCGCTTCCTCTGGAACacgctgccgggggggctcctggccctgcctgaCTTCTCCACCCACCCCGGGGACTTTCCCTTCTACTACCTGCAGCAGG GTTCCAGCCCCTCTGGGAAGTTCACAGCTTTCATCCGGGCTGTCTCGCCAGTGGgctccctctcccagcccaTCCTCAGGCTCATCCAAGCCGTCTCCGGCTCCCAGTATTGCGCCCAG ATCCTGGTGCTGTGGAGCTGCGAGAAGCCACCACCGCCGAGTGGGAAATGGCCCCAGACCACCGTGCCTCTGACCATCATCCAGGGCAGCAGGAAG CTCAGCGACCGCTTCCTCCCCTACGCAGCCATTGGGACGGACGCCGTGCTGAGCCTGGACGAGCACACCAGCCTCTCGACCAGCGAG GTGGATTTTGCCTTTGGGGTGTGGCGCAGCTTCCCCGAGCGCATCGTGGGCTTCCCCACGCAGAGCCACTTCTGGGACCCCGAGCAGAGGCGCTGGGGCTACACGTCCAAGTGGACCAACGAGCTCTCCATCGTCCTCACCGCTGCCGCCTTCTACCACAG gTATTATCACAGCCTCTTCACGGAGTATCTGCCGGTGGGgttgagggagctggtggaCGGGCTGGCCGCCTGCGAGGACATCCTGATGAACGTCCTCGTGGCTGCTGTCACCAAGCTGCCACCCATCAAGGTCACCCAGCGCAAGCAGCACAAGGAGAATGTGCCCCAGCAG CTGCGCCTGGACCCTGTCCTCTTCAAGGACCAGGTCTCCATCCTGCGCAAGAAATACCCACGCTTGGAGAAACCCTGA
- the PAFAH2 gene encoding platelet-activating factor acetylhydrolase 2, cytoplasmic, producing the protein MGGTQSLALPLGKGPHHVGCTDVMVGQTRQGLFLRLFYPCLPRAGAEWPLWIPRYEYCGGLADFAHRSRRWCAPLLSITIGSCRVPVSWNGPLKPCSSGYPLIIFSHGLGAFRTLYSSVCSELASWGFVVAALEHRDHSASATYFCTAEAGREEWIPYQRVPQGQKEFYFRNKQVHQRAEECVRALRLFKDISSGKSVPNILHQDFDLSMLKDSVDLTKVAVMGHSFGGVTAVLALVKEPSFRCAVALDAWMFPLENVLYPEVPKPVLFINTEKFQTPESIAKMKRLSSRNSQTKIITILGSVHQSQTDFTFLTGKLNTRIFGARGTLDPYKGLDITSRAALAFLQRHLNLEEEFDRWDNLLEGIGDSVVPEAPFCRSNL; encoded by the exons ATGGGGGGGACGCAGTCGCTGGCGCTGCCCCTGGGGAAGGGGCCTCACCACGTGGGCTGCACGGATGTCATGGTGGGCCAGACACGGCAG GGGCTCTTCCTCCGCCTCTTCtacccctgcctgccccgggccggggctgaGTGGCCGCTCTGGATCCCGCGCTATGAGTACTGCGGCGGGCTGGCCGACTTTGCCCACCGCAGCCGGCGCTGGTGCGCACCCCTGCTCAGCATCACCATCG gcTCCTGCAGAGTGCCAGTGAGCTGGAACGGGCCTCTCAAGCCCTGTAGCAGTGGGTACCCGCTGATCATCTTCTCCCACGGCCTGGGAGCCTTTCG GACCCTGTACTCCTCGGTCTGCTCAGAGCTGGCATCCTGGGGCTTCGTGGTGGCGGCACTGGAGCACAG GGACCATTCTGCCTCTGCAACATATTTCTGCACGGCagaagctgggagagaggagtggATCCCCTACCAACGGGTACCCCAAGGGCAGAAGGAGTTTTATTTCCGAAACAAGCAG GTTCATCAGAGAGCAGAGGAATGTGTGCGAGCGCTCCGGCTTTTCAAGGACATCAGCAGCGGTAAATCTGTCCCAAACATCCTTCACCAGGACTTTGATCTCTCCATGCTGAAG GACAGCGTTGATCTGACCAAAGTCGCCGTCATGGGCCATTCCTTCGGTGGGGTGACAGCAGTGCTGGCCTTGGTGAAAGAGCCCAGTTTCAG gTGTGCAGTGGCTCTCGACGCCTGGATGTTCCCCCTGGAGAACGTGCTGTACCCGGAGGTGCCCAAGCCCGTGCTCTTCATCAACACCGAGAAGTTCCAGACACCAGAAAGCATTGCCAAAATGAAGAGGCTGAGCTCCAGGAACAGCCAGACGAAGATTATAACCATCCT GGGATCCGTGCACCAGAGCCAGACCGACTTCACCTTTCTCACTGGGAAGCTCAACACCCGCATCTTTGGCGCAAGAGGGACCCTTGACCCCTACAAGGGTCTGGACATCACCAGCCGGGCGGCTCTGGCCTTCCTGCAAAGGCACCTCA ACCTGGAAGAGGAGTTCGATCGATGGGACAACCTCCTCGAAGGCATCGGAGACTCGGTGGTTCCAGAAGCACCATTCTGCCGCTCCAACCTGTAG